The DNA window CTGGTCGACGTCGGCCAGGTGCAGCCCGCTGGTCGGCTCGTCCAGCAGGTACGTCGCGGTGCCGCCGCCCATGTGCACGGCCAGTTTGAGGCGCTGCCGCTCGCCGCCGGACAGGGTGTTCAGCGGCTGCCCGAGGGTGAGATAGCCGAGGCCGACCGCGGCCAGCCGGTCCAGGATCACCCGCGCGGGCCGCTCGGTGAAGAAGTCGAGGGCGTCGATGACCGGCATGGCCAGGACCTCGCTGATGTCGCGGCCGCGCAGCTTGTAGCCGAGCACCTCGGCGGTGAACCGCTTGCCCTCGCACTCCTCGCAGACGGTCGCGACGCCGGCCATCATCGCCAGGTCCATGTAGACCAGGCCGATGCCCTTGCAGTTCGGGCAGGCGCCCGCGGAGTTCGCGCTGAACAGCGCCGGTTTCACCCCGTTGGCCTTGGCGAACGCGGTACGGACCGGGTCGAGCAGGCCGGTGTACGTCCCCGGGTTGCTGCGCCGGGAGCCGCGGATCGCCGACTGGTCGACCACGATGACGCCCTCGCGCTGCGGCAGCGACCCGTAGATCAGTGAGCTCTTGCCCGAGCCGGCCACGCCGGTGACCACGGTCAGCACGCCGGTGGGGATGTCCACCGACACGTCGCGCAGGTTGTGCCGGGTGGCGTTGCGGATCGGGATCTCGCCGGTGTGCGGGCGGAACGTGTCCTTGAGCCCGACCCGGTGACCGAGGTGGCGCCCGGTGACGGTGTCCGAGGCCCGCAGCCCCGCCACGGTGCCCTCGTACTGGATCCGGCCGCCGGCCGGGCCCGCCCCGGGTCCGAGATCGATCACATGATCGGCGATCGCGATGGTCTCCGGCTTGTGCTCCACCACGAGGACCGTGTTGCCCTTGTCGCGCAGCCGCAGCAGCAGCCCGTTCATCCGCTCGATGTCGTGCGGGTGCAGGCCGACCGTGGGCTCGTCGAAGACGTACGTGATGTCGGTGAGCGGCGAGCCGAGGTGGCGCACCATCTTGACCCGCTGCGCCTCCCCGCCGGAGAGGGTGCCCGACTCGCGGTCCAGCGACAGGTACCCGAGTCCGATCTCGACGAGCGAGTCCAGGGTCTGCCGCAGGCTCGCCACGACCGGCGCGACGGACGGCGCGGTGATCCCGCCGATGAACTCGGCGAGGTCACTGACCTGCATCGCCGAGCACTCGGCGATGTTGCGCCCGTCGATCCGGGACGCGAGGACCTCCCGGCGCAGGCGGGCGCCGCCGCACTCCGGGCACGCGGCGAACGTGACGGCCCGGTCGATGAACGCCCGGACGTGCGGCTGCTGCGCCTCCCGGTCCTTGCTCAGGAAGGACCGCTGCACCTTCACGACCAGGCCCTCGTAGTTCGTGTTGATCCCGGCGATCTTCACCTTGGTGGCCTCGCGGTACAGGAAGTCCTGCAGCTCCTGCTCGGTGAAGTCGCGCACCGGCTTGTCCGGGTCCAGGAACCCGGACTCGGCGAAGTTCTTCACGTACCAGCCGCCGACGGTGTAGCCGGGCACCGTTATCGCACCCTCGTTGACCGACTTGGATCGGTCCACGAGCTGATCCACGTCGATCGTGGACACCTTGCCGATGCCCTCGCAGCCCGGGCACATGCCCTCGGCGTTGAACGAGTAGGCCAGGGCGCTGCCCGCGCCCGGCTCGCCGAGCCGGGAGAAGACGATCCGGAGCATCGTGTACGCGTCGGTCGCGGTCCCCAGAGTGGAGCGGGCGTTCGCCCCCATCCGCTCCTGGTCCACCACGATCGCGGCGCTCAGGTGGTGCAGCGCGTCGACGTCCGGCCGCGCCGGGCTGCCCATGAAGGACTGCAGGAACGCCGAATAGGTCTCGTTGATCAACCGCTGGGACTCGGCCGCGATCGTGCCGAACACCAGCGACGACTTGCCGGATCCGGAGACTCCGGTGAAGACGGTCAGCAACCGTTTGGGAATGTCGACGGAGACGTTGAGGAGGTTGTTCTCCCGGGCACCGCGAACCTGAATGGCGTCAGTCACCCGGCGACGCTATCGCCCGTTGCGGTCAGATGCTGTCCGTTATCCCGCCCGGCGCCGCGCCCGGCGGGCCGCCAGCTCGTCGCCCTCGGCCGGCTCCTCGGGCAGGCCCACCGGCGCCGGGGTGGCCGGCTCGGCCGGCAGGTGCGACAGCGAGCCCTGGATCTCCTTGAACGCGCCGCCGATCGCGATGCCGAACACGCCCTGGCCGCCCTGCAGCAGATCGACGACCTCCTCCGGCGACCGGCACTCGTAGACGGTCGTCCCGTCCGAGATCAGGGTGATCTCGGCCAGGTCGTCCACCCCGCGTGACCGCAGCGTCTCGATCGCCCGGCGGATGTTCTGCAGGGAGACACCGGCGTCCAGCAACCGCTTGACGACCTTGAGGACCACCAGGTCGCGGAAGGAGTAGAGCCGCTGGGTCCCGGAGCCGGACGCGTCGCGCACGCTCGGCACGACGAGTGTGGTCCGTGCCCAGTAGTCGAGCTGCCGGTAACTGATGCCCACGGCCTGACAGGCCGTCACCCCGCGGTAGCCGACCGAGCCGTCCTCGCCGACGAGTGGGCCTTCAAGAGGCTGCTCGTGCACGCGAATACCTCCCCCTGCCCATGAACGAATCTAGGCGGTGTGCCGGTTCACCTGGACTTCACGAGCGTATATCTCAGGCCCGGCGGAAACATGGAGGTAACCGCACGACACGCCGCGTCCGGGCGAGGGATTCCTTCGGCGAGCGTCGATAAGTCGGACGCTTCAGCCCGCGAAGTCCTCCGGCCGGACCTGGTCGAGGAACTCGCGGAATTTCTCCACCTCGTCCTCCTGCTCGTCCGGGATCACGATGCCGGCCTCGGTGAGCACCTGGTCGGCGCAGCGGATCGGCGCGCCGACCCGCAGCGCCAGCGCGATCGAGTCGCTCGGCCGCGCGGAGACCCGCAGCTCGTCGCCGATCAGCAGGTCGGCGTAGAAGACGTTGTCCTTCAGCTCGGTGATCTCGACGGCCTTCAGCGGCGCGTCGAGCGCGGTGAGGATGTCACGCAGCAGATCGTGCGTCAGCGGGCGAGCCGGTTTGACGCCCTGCTGCTCGTACGCGATCGCGGTCGCCTCCACCGCACCGATCCAGATCGGGAGGTACCGATCGCCGTCGACCTCCCGCAGCAGGACGATCGGCTGGTTGCTCGGCAGCTCCACCCGGACCCCGACCACGCTCAGCTCGCGCACCGCATGCCTCCGTGTCGTTGTTTTGTCGCCGCTGTCGGTCCAGCCGCCCCTAACCTGCACGGTACACGCACGCGACGCCGTTCCTCCCGGTGCGGGATACCCCTGTCCAGGGTAGGCCGAACGCGGTCAGCGGCCGAGTTCGCCGCGCAGGCCGGAGCGAACCAGAGCCGCGTGCAGCCGCTGCGAGAGCGCCTGCAGCTCACGGGCGGTCTCCGCGGCCCGGGCCCGGGCCGCGGGATCCTGCTGGCGGGCCAGCGGGGCCAGCAGTTGTGTGAACAGGCCCACTTCGCGGTCCGCGGAGTTGCGGAACGCACGCAGGTGACGGGCCTCCAGCCCGTACCGGCCGAGCCCGACCACGGCCTCCACGATGATCACCGCGTCGGCGTCGTACCACCCCGGCGGCCGGGCGATGACCAGGCCGATCTGCTCCAGCTCGGCCAGCACCGCCTCGTCCACGCCGGTGCGCTCGATCAGGTCGGCCTTGGGGATCCGGGTGTCCGCCGGATCCGCCTGCCGCTGGTTGCCCACGGCCACCAGGGTGGGCCGCTGCGGCACCGCCGGCTCCTGTTCGAGGCGGTCCAGCTGCTCGCGGATGACCCGCAGCGGGAGGTATTGATCCCGCTGCGCGGTCAGCACGAAACGCAGCCGGGCCACGTCGTTCCAGGAGTACTTGCGGTACCCGGAGGCGGTGCGTTGCGGGTCGACCAGACCCTCCGCCTCCAGGAACCGCAACTTCGAGATCGTGGTGTCGGGGAACTCGGTGCGCAAATGGGCCAGCACCTCCCCGATGCTCATCAGCGCACTCTCACGCCCGCCCGCGGAGCCGGAAGCTCCCGGGTCACGCGCGGCCGCCCCCGACGCGTTCACGCCCGGCCGCCCTCGCCCTCCGGTCGCGGGCCGGCGATGAACACCAGACGGAACTTGCCGATCTGGACCTCGTCGCCGTTGCTCAGCGTCGCGGCCTCGACGCGCTCACGGTTCACGTAGGTGCCGTTGAGCGAGCCGACGTCGCGGACGGTGAACGTGCCGCCGTCACGGTGGAACTCGGCGTGGCGGCGCGAAACCGTCACGTCGTCGAGGAAAATGTCACTGTCCGGGTGCCGTCCACTGGTCGTCACGTCGTGGTCGAGCAGGAACCGGGCACCCGCGTTCGGGCCACGGCGGACCACCAGCAGCGCCATACCGGGCGGCAGCGAACCGGACATCCGGCTCGGCACCACGTCGGTCTCGGGTCCCTCGAGCACCTCGTCAAGGGCGCCAAGGTTCAGCGTGGACGTGACGTCGAGTGGGGGGAACTCGTCGTCTGGGCGCGTCATCGGACCACCTCACGGATCAGTTGGTCGTCGCCTCCCGGCGAGGCTCGCAGCACTGCGGTCCCCGCCGAGGCCAATTGCTGGCCCGACGCACGACTATCGGTTTCAAAGGAATAACAGTTCTTCGTGTGCTTGGCGAGCCTAGTCAGCCTCAATATCGCTGAGCAACAAGACTCGCGGAGGCCGATATGCGCTTTATCAGCTCTCGGTCAGAGCGCGATACGCCGCGGCGTCGAGCAGAGAATCGAGCGCGTCCGGATCGTCCGGCGCGATCTCCACCAGCCAGCCCGCCGCGTACGGCTCGCCGTTGATGATTTCCGGCTCGTCGGCGAGGGTGGCGTTCCTGGCAACCACCGTGCCGGCTATCGGCGCGTAGATCTCCGAGACGCTCTTCGTCGACTCGATCTCACCGAGCGAGTCACCCGCCTGCACCACGGTGCCCTCGTCGGGCAGCTGCACGAAGACGATGTCACCCAGCGCGTCCTGCGCGAAATGGGTGATGCCCACCCGCACAGGGCCGCTGCCGTCACCGGCGACCCACTCGTGCTCCGCGGTGTACCGCAGATCCTCAGGAATCAACGCTTCCTCCGTTTATCACGAAACCGGACGCGCGTACTGCAAGGCTGTCGCCTTGCGTACCTCGGTCACCTCGACCATGGGACGCGAGTCCATGGTCACGCTACCGCCGTCGTTCTTCACCGACGCGACCACCCCGCCCGGGATTTGCAGCGCGGTGCTCATCGTTCCCGCCGGACCGATCACCAGAAGCCGGAACTTACCGGTCAGATGCACGCCATCAGCGAGAATTCCGCCACCTTGGGCGTCGACGAAATAGGTCGACGCCACAATGCGCACGGCCGCGCCGTTCTCCCCGTTCAGCTGCATGACCTCGCCACCCGAGCCGCGCAGCTCCTGAACGGCGTTGAGGATCCCGGACGCCTTCACCTTCTCCAGCGTGATCTCCAGACCGGGACCGCGGCCGGGCAGGGTGCCGGCCAGCAGGCCCAGCTCCACGCTGCGCTTGCTCGCCTCGGCGAGCGCCGCCTCCCGCCCCTCGACACCCGAGGAGAGCTGCTGACGGGTCGTCTCGAGGGCCTGGATCTCGGAGAGCAGGCGGCTGTCCTGCGCCTCCAGATCGCTCAGGATCCGGACCAGGTCCTCCTGCCGCGCGGTCGCCAGCCCGTCGTCCGCGTCGTTGCTGCGCAGCTGCACCACCAGCGTGAACCCGAGCAGCGCGAGGAGCACCCAGATCAGGGTTCCGGCGGGGGCCGGGCGGCGCAGGCGCCGCGGCGAAGCGTTAACAAGATCACTTTCCGGGGGTACGGGTTCGGCATCGTCCCGCTTTTCACCCGATGGAGGAATCTCGCCCGCCGGCGGAACAGCCTCCGGAAGATCCCTCTCGGGAAGATCAGGCCCCGGAAGATCAGGCCGCGGAAGATCAGGCCCCGGTGCGGCCACCGTCGCCGGCCGCTCGTCGCCGGTCTCGTCTCGGTCGGTCATCGCAGTCCCATCCCGTCCAGTCCCCATCCCGTCCTACG is part of the Actinoplanes missouriensis 431 genome and encodes:
- a CDS encoding ATP-binding cassette domain-containing protein, producing the protein MTDAIQVRGARENNLLNVSVDIPKRLLTVFTGVSGSGKSSLVFGTIAAESQRLINETYSAFLQSFMGSPARPDVDALHHLSAAIVVDQERMGANARSTLGTATDAYTMLRIVFSRLGEPGAGSALAYSFNAEGMCPGCEGIGKVSTIDVDQLVDRSKSVNEGAITVPGYTVGGWYVKNFAESGFLDPDKPVRDFTEQELQDFLYREATKVKIAGINTNYEGLVVKVQRSFLSKDREAQQPHVRAFIDRAVTFAACPECGGARLRREVLASRIDGRNIAECSAMQVSDLAEFIGGITAPSVAPVVASLRQTLDSLVEIGLGYLSLDRESGTLSGGEAQRVKMVRHLGSPLTDITYVFDEPTVGLHPHDIERMNGLLLRLRDKGNTVLVVEHKPETIAIADHVIDLGPGAGPAGGRIQYEGTVAGLRASDTVTGRHLGHRVGLKDTFRPHTGEIPIRNATRHNLRDVSVDIPTGVLTVVTGVAGSGKSSLIYGSLPQREGVIVVDQSAIRGSRRSNPGTYTGLLDPVRTAFAKANGVKPALFSANSAGACPNCKGIGLVYMDLAMMAGVATVCEECEGKRFTAEVLGYKLRGRDISEVLAMPVIDALDFFTERPARVILDRLAAVGLGYLTLGQPLNTLSGGERQRLKLAVHMGGGTATYLLDEPTSGLHLADVDQLLALLDRLVDAGNTVVVIEHHLAVMARADWIVDLGPGAGHDGGRVVFTGTPADLVAADTLTARHLRDYCAV
- a CDS encoding MerR family transcriptional regulator, yielding MHEQPLEGPLVGEDGSVGYRGVTACQAVGISYRQLDYWARTTLVVPSVRDASGSGTQRLYSFRDLVVLKVVKRLLDAGVSLQNIRRAIETLRSRGVDDLAEITLISDGTTVYECRSPEEVVDLLQGGQGVFGIAIGGAFKEIQGSLSHLPAEPATPAPVGLPEEPAEGDELAARRARRRAG
- a CDS encoding bifunctional nuclease family protein → MRELSVVGVRVELPSNQPIVLLREVDGDRYLPIWIGAVEATAIAYEQQGVKPARPLTHDLLRDILTALDAPLKAVEITELKDNVFYADLLIGDELRVSARPSDSIALALRVGAPIRCADQVLTEAGIVIPDEQEDEVEKFREFLDQVRPEDFAG
- the ftsR gene encoding transcriptional regulator FtsR — its product is MSIGEVLAHLRTEFPDTTISKLRFLEAEGLVDPQRTASGYRKYSWNDVARLRFVLTAQRDQYLPLRVIREQLDRLEQEPAVPQRPTLVAVGNQRQADPADTRIPKADLIERTGVDEAVLAELEQIGLVIARPPGWYDADAVIIVEAVVGLGRYGLEARHLRAFRNSADREVGLFTQLLAPLARQQDPAARARAAETARELQALSQRLHAALVRSGLRGELGR
- the odhI gene encoding oxoglutarate dehydrogenase inhibitor Odhl; the protein is MTRPDDEFPPLDVTSTLNLGALDEVLEGPETDVVPSRMSGSLPPGMALLVVRRGPNAGARFLLDHDVTTSGRHPDSDIFLDDVTVSRRHAEFHRDGGTFTVRDVGSLNGTYVNRERVEAATLSNGDEVQIGKFRLVFIAGPRPEGEGGRA
- the gcvH gene encoding glycine cleavage system protein GcvH, with translation MIPEDLRYTAEHEWVAGDGSGPVRVGITHFAQDALGDIVFVQLPDEGTVVQAGDSLGEIESTKSVSEIYAPIAGTVVARNATLADEPEIINGEPYAAGWLVEIAPDDPDALDSLLDAAAYRALTES
- a CDS encoding DUF881 domain-containing protein codes for the protein MLLALLGFTLVVQLRSNDADDGLATARQEDLVRILSDLEAQDSRLLSEIQALETTRQQLSSGVEGREAALAEASKRSVELGLLAGTLPGRGPGLEITLEKVKASGILNAVQELRGSGGEVMQLNGENGAAVRIVASTYFVDAQGGGILADGVHLTGKFRLLVIGPAGTMSTALQIPGGVVASVKNDGGSVTMDSRPMVEVTEVRKATALQYARPVS